In Leptospira bouyouniensis, the sequence ATTTCCGTTCCGATTTTTATATAAAGTTATCGGAATTTACGAACATAAACCAGTTTAACTCACTTCCTACTGAAATCGGATATTTCCATTTTGTAAATGGTAAGAATGAAAAACAAATGAATGTTTTACGATTTACAAATCAAAATTCTGAGAAAATGGAATCTTCAATGAAAAAGATTTTACCATGGTTAAAGAGCCAAAAGGAAATCGAAGAAGTTGTATTGGGTTTTCAACCTTCGAGTGAAGGAATTGAATTCCATACCAATCCAACGAGTCGTGTTCAGATGGGTTTGGATATAGATCCGACAATAAAAGAATCTAGTTTCATTCTGAATCCGAGTGTTGTCGGGAAAATGTATTTGAATGAAGCCCTTATTGACGTAAAATTGAAAGTGAAACAAATTTTTTCAAAGGAAGAGTATTCCAAACAACCTGTTTCCGATGGGAATGGAAATTTTATATTCGGGAGTGCTATCAGAGAATCGAACGTAATTCAAAATTTTGCAAGGATCTACCATAAAGAAACAGAGCCAAGTATGGAAGTATTTGTTAAAGGAAATGATGTCGATTGGGAAAAAATAGAGAATGGGTTAAAGTTCATTTTAAAAGATGATACAACTCTTTTTGTTGAACGTAGTATAACCAATACCGGAGATCTGCAATTTAGACTACTATTTCTCGTTCTATTTATTTCAATTTTAGTCTATCGCCAAAAACATACCAAAGAGTTTATTTCTTTTTTGATAACAATTTTAATGGTTTGGAAGTTACAAAGTGTAATGTTTGCGCGAGACTATTTACAATTTACCATTGTAATTTTTAGTTTTTTGTTTCTTAGACTTAAGTTTCCTAAAGGTTTCATCCGAATTTTATACACCAATGTATTTTTCCTTGGGTTTCTGACTTTGACATATATTCATCCTTGGAATGGAGGAGTGTATCTATTTGAGTCGATGTTTTTGGTATTTTTATTTGGTTTCATCTATCTAAAATTAAATGATCGTTTCTTAAAAATAAAAACCAGTTAAAGACTTTTTTACCTATTAGAACTGAGGTTCTTTATGGTAAATTTTCCCACTTGGTTAAGAGCCATTTTTATTTTTAAAGTTTTGATTCTTTGCCTATTTTCTAAAGCACTATCTTCACAGTCGATCCTTGATACTTGGGTAATTCCGGAATACCAAACTTCTGATTATGCGGAAATGTATGGAAATGTATATTTTTCTCATTCCTTATCAGAATGGGATTACCGAGTGGAAGATGTATTATCAAATTCGATAGTTGCTTGGCAGGAGGAAGCTAATCGTAGAATCGAAGAAATCTTGATACAAGAACAGGGGGAAGATTTTTTTATTTCCAACGATGGTTATCTTGATGAAAGAAGAAGATCTTTGTTTTCTGAAGTTACAGTTTTTTATACTGAATGGGAAAGAGATCTGTTAGATGATTATTTTGTCAATCGCGCTTCTTTTTTGGAAAAATTGGAATCTGGAAAAATTGATATTCTTTACTTCGAGAGATTAGGGAAAGAGTCAATTTATGAATCGTATACCAAGGAAGAGATTAGTCTGCATGAAAATAGGGAAAAAATTTTAAGAGATGCGGAAGAATGGCAATACAATTGGGATAAATCCAGACAAGAAGGCCTCGACTCCTTTGCTAATTCTTTGGAACGTTTGGAGCAAGATTATTTACTTTATTTGAATTCTCTTCAAGAAACTGAAAACCAATTTTTTATAAATTTACAGGCAATTAACGATTATAAAGATACAGTTCATTTTGCACTTTCTAATATGATCGATCAGATGAAAACAGGTTTGGATACTTCCTGTGAAGTGATGAGTGGTTGCCAATACAGAAATCATGACGGTAATTTAAACGAAGCTGGGAAAATATTTTCAAAATTAATTCATGATATCTCTGAGGAACTTGTTTCTAGCAAAGATAATCCAGATTTGATGTTAACTCAAATTGCATTCAAAATAAATGATTTTTTAAAACAAGAGTCAAACAAAGCCTTTTCGGAATATAATTATTATCATGACAGAATTTTAACTTACCAAACCGGATTTGATTTAAATTTAAACAATACGAAATCAAATTTTAATTTAGCCGCAGCGGATTGGTTACTCAGAAATCAAAATTACCATCAATTATCATCTAGTGTCAAATTTGAAAATTGGGGCTATAATCCAGGTGAAGTGGGAAGTTTTTCTGGTATATCAGATCCTGAACTCCAATCCATATTCCACTCGATCCACCATTCCAATTATAGTCGTTTGACTGATCTCCTAAATGCCAAACTAGGTGAGAATCGAAGGGTAGAATCGATTCTCGGTGCCAACTTATATACAGATGCTTATCATTTTATCAATAATTTAAGTATCGCAGGTTTGTATGTTCCTTTTGATAGGGCCCATCATGTCCAAGGCAATTTATTGTTAGATGGTTTGCAACAGTATGGATATTGGAAAGCAGAAGTGAATTTGTCGATTTTTACTCCAGGAACCTATTCTTATCAGATGGGTGCGATCGGGTATTCTGTATTGTATGAATTGTATGATGAAACATCCAACCAATCTTCTTTATATTGGAATTCAAATTTCTCTCAATTAAATAATCAAAACCAATATTTCGAAACAAAGATGTTACCTGCGATTAGTATTTGGGAAAATAAAGTAAAGGAATATGCTGATTCATTTCGCAGTTGGTCGAATTCTAAAGAAGATTTAATTGAACAAGCTAAATTGGATTTTCAAACCAATCGAATCAATTTAGAAAGATCGAAAGAAAATTGGATACAGAAACTTGAAGAAGAAAATATAAATGGATGGAAATCATGGAGTGAATTGTATCAAACAGGCGATCTTACTCATCCAAAACCTAATCCAACACAGTTCAAATTTGTATCCAATTTGACCTCAATTGGAGATCATTCGCAACGAGACAGATTTCAAAATCTTTCAAACTTAGAGGAAAATATGTTTGATATCAAAGTTGGGGATTCCTCTTTGATTGATAACTTGCAACGAACAATCTTAGGTGTAAATCAATATGCTTCTGTGATACAAATCAATCATGAACTTGAAGATTTTCAAAAATTAGAGCAAAAAAAACTCATCAATCAATATTCCTATGGATTAAATACAGAGTTTATTGGAGAAAGAAAACTTTCAAAAGAAGAATCGATTCTCATTGGTGCGATTGAGCATTCAAACCTAACAAGCGAAGAACAGAAAAATTTTGGCAAATGTTATGAAAATCCCAATTCTGAGAAATGTAAAGGTTTGTTGAAAAAGGAATATGAGATTACGAGTCAAAATACGAACGGTACAATCACCATCAGCAAAGATATCTATAATGGGATGTTAGGTGCAAAAGATACTTCGGGTGAGTATAGTGCATCAAAATCAACGATCAGCAAACAAGTAATTTTAAGTACAATAGGAAAACTACAAAGTGGTGATCACAAGGATTTTTTTACGGAATGGTCAGCAGATGATTGGGATACTTTGCAAAACCGAAAAAATCAAATTGCTAATGATTTTGTTATTAATTCCATGAAATCCGATCAAAAACAATTGGCTTCTACTTTGAATGGGATTGAAACTTTAAATCAAAAAAATTATCAAAACTTTTTAGCAAAAAAAGAAACCCAAGACAATGTAGATTCTTTTGTGCAAGAGATGGTTATTGCTTATTTGACAGGTGGATTGAGTGGTGTGAAAGCATCGTTATCAGCAAAAGCAGAATCTGCAATCAACAACGAGATTGCTAAAACTTGGATTAGGGCAACTGGCGGAAACGAACAGGACGTACAAACGTTTTCAATGGCTGTTGAATTTATGAGAGGTCGTCTCACAGCAAATAAGATCAAATCAAGAGATAAGTTTGTCTCAATCAAAAATCCAATCCAAACTCTAGAAACTATGGTTGGCAAATCATTGTCGTATACAATGCAAACGATAGACCAAGTAACTGATGGTTTAGCAAGTGTTCCCGTTAATTTGGCCTTATCAGGTGTTATGGCTGTCACCAAAGAGTTAGTTGGAGATAAGCGATTCAATTTAATTAATCAACAAATATCAGGTGCAAATCATCGTTTGCTTGAAATAAAGAATCATGAGGAACAATTGATTCAGAATGGTATATCGCAGTCAATAGCCTTAGGGACAGGTCTTCCGATGGAAATGGTATCTCAGTTAGTTGGAGATACCGTTGGACAAAGGAATGCAAAAAAAGCAGATCAATCCATGTCTAAAAATTTGGTATCTGATTTAGGATCACAAATTACTGGTGCCATTGGTGGAATAGTGAAAACAGCGGTGATAGCATTAGGTATCCCCGAAGATCAAATTTATGAAACAATGACAAACGCACATTCGCTGGTAAATGCAAGGAATTCAAATCATAACTCGGATGCAAAAGCAAACTTTGGTTATACCTTACAAACTATGGGATTACAGGCCAATTGGACCAAACATCAAAGTTCATTTTTGGATTTGAAAGACCAAAAATCTGTCGTTAAGGAAATAGGAAAATCTCTCCTTTCAAAGGAAATTGCAAAAACTTCTGGATTGGATGAATCTTTCATAAAACAATCATTAGATGGAGTTTATAACCAATACCAAAAAAGAAAGTCCGATAAAAAAGCCCAAAATACTGCAATTAGGCAAACCGCCGTGAATGCTGGTTCAATCGCAATTACATTGGGTGCAAGTGGTGTTTGGAGTGGGGCAAGTTCTGCACTTTCTAAAGTTGGTAAAGTGACAAACGTACTCACTCGGGGTATGATCCCTGCGACAGCGAAAGTGGGACAAGTTGTCGCGTCTAGTTTTTTACAAACAGTTGCTGGAAGTCATGAAGGTCCAAAGGGTGCCGCTGCAGGTTTTGTCAATGGTTCTCTGGTTGGGCTAACTGAAAAGATTGGAAAAATTCAATCAGGTATGCTCGAAGGGATGAAACCAGGGATTGGTGTAAGTTACACGGAACAGAATGGATTGGGTGGTTCTTTTGGTATTGGAAATTCTATTAATAATGTAAGTCTTTCGTTTTCAAAAAAAGGGAATACCTCATTACAATTTTCACAAGCAATTGCGAAGGGGATACAATTTGCGACTGAGTTGACAACCAACGATTCTTGGAAAGTAGGTTTCAATTATAATCCAACAGGTGAAGGTCCAAGAAATGATTGGAATTTTTCCATGATGTATGATTTGAAAGGTTCAGGTCTGAGTGGTAGCATTGGTTATACGGAACCAAAAACCAAACTTGGACTGACCAATCATATTGACAGTAATGGTATTTCTACATCATCAGAATTACATGGAGTGAGCTTAGGAACAAATTCAAAAGAAGGATTCCAAATAGATGAATTCAATTTTGTCAATCAAAACATAAATTTAGCTCAAGATGGAAGTGATTTAGAAGATCAAAATGGAGTTACAATCGAAAACGAAGGCGAGAGTCCACTTTCTGATTTAATTGGACAATTAGGTATGGTCGGAGGTGTTTTGTTAGGTGGATTTGGAATGATGAATTTGGTAAGGAGTCGTATGACTGGTGGTAATAGTAGTTTCCGAGGTGTGGGAACTGTACTGAATCCATTTTCATTTCAATCCTCTTCAGATAAGTCATTGTTACTTCGTTTTACAGACTCAATTAAAAATCGATTGTTTCATTTTGGCGAAACAGCGAGACGATTTGCAGATACAATTTTACCAAATAAAAAATCAAAGAACAACGAAACTACTCAAGAAAAACCTTCGAAAGAAACAGATCGAATCACAAAATTAAAAACTAATATTCTTGAAGAATATAAAAAAGATTCAAGGCTTGATACAGAAAAAAAACTTTATGAATTAAAACAAGCAGGTGTGGATACTACGGAAATCGAAGCAGAAATTAAAAAGAAAAGGAATGGAAAAGATGTACCCATGTCGAAGGCAGTAGAGAAATCCTTAAATGAATATAAACGCCTGAGGGAATCTCGATCTATTCGACCAATCGGATCGGAAACCCCTGTATTCATATCTTCCAGTGATGCTCTTTCAAAAATAAACGTCGACTATGATCCCAAAAAAGAAACAAAACAAGCCTACTTTCAAAGATTAGGTGATGAAGTATGTGCTGCAACCAAAAATGTTGATCTTTCTACAGATGAACTAGTCGCCATACATACCGCTAACGTGGCAAAACTATTAGGCGAAAACCTAAAAAGCAAAATAAAATATGGGCAATTTAAATTAATTGATGGCAAAGAAGATGTTTCTGCTGTAAATACGGTAGATGCTGATGGATTTAGGCAGACGTTAGAGACAGATTGTATCCGTTACATTGGAGCAGTTTTGTATGCCGCAGGCCTTACCGATAAGGGAAGTTTTGCCAACCTTAACACAGATGTTTATTTAACACCTGAAGAAATTGAGAGGATGAGTGCAGAATTCAAGGCAGGGAATATTCATAAAAACGGTGTCGAATACTTCCGGCAAGCAGGTGGATTTTCGACATTGGTATCAGAAAGGCTAACAACGGAAAAGGATTTGATAGCACATAAAGGGAAAGGAGAGATTCCCGAACTAAAAGTCGGTATGATTGGGATCACAAGAAAAATGGAATCTGTGGATGGAGTAGAAAAGAAAACAATGAAATCCGATCACATTTATATCGTGATTGGTAAAAAATTCAATCCAGAATTAGGTGTAAATGAATATCTGATTTCGGAATCAGCTGGTGGAACAGGGATACAAAATCGATGGATTAGATCTGAAACAAATGATGGTATTATCAAGAATTTAACTCAAAAATACATAGAACAAAAAATGTCACAGAAAGAAATTGATTTAAAAATATCAAAATTAAAAATTCCTAATATTTACTCAGATTATTTACTTCGCTCTGAATATTATGAATTAAAGTCTCAAAGTAACATAGGAAATGATGAAGTTTAAAGTATCGTTATTGATTGTATTAGCTTGTATCAGTTTTTGTAAAGAAAAACCAATTGCAAATGAAAAATACGAAGATCCTTTCTTTGTTTCTGACGAAAAAGAATGTTTTTTGGAACCTGAACTCAATAGTAAATGTATTTCCAAGCGAGAAGAATTGAGTTGTCATAAGATTTTGATGGATTTACTTGATTCAAAACTTGAAAATATAATGTTTAATAAATTATGGATAGGAGAAGACCAGCAAACTACATTTTATAATATTGATTCGAATGGAATGTTTGAAATTTTTGAAGGAGGACCTGATAAAGAACCGAATCAGCGCATTCAAATAGGTAAGGGTAAATTGTTTTTACAGAAAAAACAATGGTTTTATGAGCAAACTTGTAAAGATAATCTATGTAGTAGTTTCAAAATCCCAATAGTCTATTTGCATTGTACGATTACGAAATCTATGAATGAAAGTGAAATTCGTTTAAAGCTAGACTTCGGAAATAGAGAATTTATACCACGCGATGAAATCGAAAACGACAAAAATTATAAATTAATTACGTTTATCCAGGAAAAACCAGTACCTAACCAAATTTTTAACGGCTTCACTTCCACCAAAGTCCCTCCGATTCCTTCAAATTAAATCCTAAAGAAACCTAACTTTGTTTACACCTTCCAAATGTAGACAAAGTCAGTGCGGTCCGCCCAAGGCAGAGGGAACTCTACTTTTTTGAGTTTGATCTCTGTTTTCCTTAGGTAATCTCTAATATCCTTGTCTCTGAATATTGTTTCACTAAAGGAAATTTCTCCTGAGTTGGTTACCGATTGTAACTTAGCAGTATAGTTTACGGTATTCCCAAAATAATCAATATTACTGTTTAAATTCACCGCCAAACAGTTTCCAGTATGGATGGAAATCCTAATGCGGACAGGTGTGTGTTTGTTTTCAGGATGAAACCATTCTTGCATCTCCTTTGCTGCTTTTAGTGCTTGGAGAGGGGAGGAAAAACTTGCCATCACCGCATCACCTATGGTTTTCACGACCACACCTCGAAAGTTTTGTATGATTTGGTTTGTTTTGATAAAATGTTCCCTGACTTGTAAAAAGGCGCCGTGGTCACCTTCTGTTTCATAGAACTTTGTCGAACCAACAAT encodes:
- a CDS encoding TIGR04388 family protein, with product MVNFPTWLRAIFIFKVLILCLFSKALSSQSILDTWVIPEYQTSDYAEMYGNVYFSHSLSEWDYRVEDVLSNSIVAWQEEANRRIEEILIQEQGEDFFISNDGYLDERRRSLFSEVTVFYTEWERDLLDDYFVNRASFLEKLESGKIDILYFERLGKESIYESYTKEEISLHENREKILRDAEEWQYNWDKSRQEGLDSFANSLERLEQDYLLYLNSLQETENQFFINLQAINDYKDTVHFALSNMIDQMKTGLDTSCEVMSGCQYRNHDGNLNEAGKIFSKLIHDISEELVSSKDNPDLMLTQIAFKINDFLKQESNKAFSEYNYYHDRILTYQTGFDLNLNNTKSNFNLAAADWLLRNQNYHQLSSSVKFENWGYNPGEVGSFSGISDPELQSIFHSIHHSNYSRLTDLLNAKLGENRRVESILGANLYTDAYHFINNLSIAGLYVPFDRAHHVQGNLLLDGLQQYGYWKAEVNLSIFTPGTYSYQMGAIGYSVLYELYDETSNQSSLYWNSNFSQLNNQNQYFETKMLPAISIWENKVKEYADSFRSWSNSKEDLIEQAKLDFQTNRINLERSKENWIQKLEEENINGWKSWSELYQTGDLTHPKPNPTQFKFVSNLTSIGDHSQRDRFQNLSNLEENMFDIKVGDSSLIDNLQRTILGVNQYASVIQINHELEDFQKLEQKKLINQYSYGLNTEFIGERKLSKEESILIGAIEHSNLTSEEQKNFGKCYENPNSEKCKGLLKKEYEITSQNTNGTITISKDIYNGMLGAKDTSGEYSASKSTISKQVILSTIGKLQSGDHKDFFTEWSADDWDTLQNRKNQIANDFVINSMKSDQKQLASTLNGIETLNQKNYQNFLAKKETQDNVDSFVQEMVIAYLTGGLSGVKASLSAKAESAINNEIAKTWIRATGGNEQDVQTFSMAVEFMRGRLTANKIKSRDKFVSIKNPIQTLETMVGKSLSYTMQTIDQVTDGLASVPVNLALSGVMAVTKELVGDKRFNLINQQISGANHRLLEIKNHEEQLIQNGISQSIALGTGLPMEMVSQLVGDTVGQRNAKKADQSMSKNLVSDLGSQITGAIGGIVKTAVIALGIPEDQIYETMTNAHSLVNARNSNHNSDAKANFGYTLQTMGLQANWTKHQSSFLDLKDQKSVVKEIGKSLLSKEIAKTSGLDESFIKQSLDGVYNQYQKRKSDKKAQNTAIRQTAVNAGSIAITLGASGVWSGASSALSKVGKVTNVLTRGMIPATAKVGQVVASSFLQTVAGSHEGPKGAAAGFVNGSLVGLTEKIGKIQSGMLEGMKPGIGVSYTEQNGLGGSFGIGNSINNVSLSFSKKGNTSLQFSQAIAKGIQFATELTTNDSWKVGFNYNPTGEGPRNDWNFSMMYDLKGSGLSGSIGYTEPKTKLGLTNHIDSNGISTSSELHGVSLGTNSKEGFQIDEFNFVNQNINLAQDGSDLEDQNGVTIENEGESPLSDLIGQLGMVGGVLLGGFGMMNLVRSRMTGGNSSFRGVGTVLNPFSFQSSSDKSLLLRFTDSIKNRLFHFGETARRFADTILPNKKSKNNETTQEKPSKETDRITKLKTNILEEYKKDSRLDTEKKLYELKQAGVDTTEIEAEIKKKRNGKDVPMSKAVEKSLNEYKRLRESRSIRPIGSETPVFISSSDALSKINVDYDPKKETKQAYFQRLGDEVCAATKNVDLSTDELVAIHTANVAKLLGENLKSKIKYGQFKLIDGKEDVSAVNTVDADGFRQTLETDCIRYIGAVLYAAGLTDKGSFANLNTDVYLTPEEIERMSAEFKAGNIHKNGVEYFRQAGGFSTLVSERLTTEKDLIAHKGKGEIPELKVGMIGITRKMESVDGVEKKTMKSDHIYIVIGKKFNPELGVNEYLISESAGGTGIQNRWIRSETNDGIIKNLTQKYIEQKMSQKEIDLKISKLKIPNIYSDYLLRSEYYELKSQSNIGNDEV